The bacterium genome contains a region encoding:
- a CDS encoding DegT/DnrJ/EryC1/StrS family aminotransferase: MQVPLLDLKAQYRSIKNEIDEAIFRVVESQHFILGQEVEQLENALAHYLGCKYAIGVSSGTDALLVALMALDIQPGDEVIVPDYSFFATAGVVARLQAIPVFVDIDPLTFNIDPEKIRSRITKKTKAIMPVHLFGQSAAMTEIMAIAKEFDLKVVEDAAQAIGTQYKDGKKVGTIGDIGCFSFFPSKNLGAFGDAGLVTINDHELAEKLKILRVHGAKPKYHHKYIGGNFRIDALQAAVLNVKLKYLDQWSAKRRKNAELYSKLFIEAGLAEIEGKTAFDTKNKILLPKAIYKDNGHPNYHIYNQYVIRIENRDEVQKHLLGSGIGCEVYYPAPLYKQECFEYLKADHNEFTNSKAASVQSLALPIYPEMEDSLIKAVIDKCKSVIAA; this comes from the coding sequence ATGCAAGTACCCTTACTCGATCTGAAAGCCCAATACCGGTCAATTAAAAATGAAATCGATGAAGCGATTTTTCGTGTTGTCGAATCGCAACATTTTATTCTTGGTCAGGAAGTCGAGCAATTGGAAAACGCATTGGCCCATTACTTAGGATGTAAGTACGCCATCGGGGTTTCTTCCGGAACGGACGCTTTGCTGGTAGCGCTCATGGCCTTGGACATTCAACCAGGCGACGAAGTTATCGTACCGGATTATTCATTTTTTGCCACAGCCGGGGTTGTAGCTCGATTACAAGCGATTCCTGTATTTGTAGACATAGATCCGCTGACGTTTAACATCGATCCTGAGAAAATTCGTTCTCGAATCACAAAAAAGACCAAAGCGATTATGCCGGTACATTTGTTTGGCCAAAGTGCGGCGATGACAGAAATTATGGCCATTGCAAAAGAGTTTGATCTAAAAGTTGTCGAAGATGCAGCGCAAGCTATCGGGACTCAATATAAAGATGGGAAAAAAGTTGGTACCATCGGCGACATCGGATGTTTTTCTTTTTTTCCAAGTAAAAATCTTGGCGCATTTGGGGATGCAGGCCTGGTGACAATCAACGATCATGAACTTGCAGAAAAATTAAAAATTTTACGTGTCCACGGTGCCAAACCGAAATATCATCACAAATATATTGGCGGCAACTTCCGTATTGATGCGCTTCAGGCAGCGGTGCTGAATGTCAAATTGAAGTATCTCGATCAGTGGTCAGCTAAGCGCCGCAAAAATGCGGAATTGTATTCAAAACTATTTATCGAAGCCGGTTTAGCTGAAATTGAAGGTAAAACTGCTTTTGATACCAAGAATAAAATCTTATTGCCCAAAGCTATTTATAAAGACAATGGTCATCCAAATTATCATATTTACAATCAATATGTGATTCGGATTGAAAATCGTGATGAAGTTCAAAAACACTTATTGGGTAGTGGTATTGGGTGCGAAGTTTATTATCCTGCGCCGTTGTATAAACAGGAGTGTTTTGAGTATTTGAAAGCCGACCACAACGAGTTTACTAATTCGAAAGCAGCATCCGTTCAGTCATTGGCTTTGCCAATATATCCGG
- a CDS encoding N-acetyltransferase: MTEVRYFVDPSAVIDDRVEIGEGTKIWHFSHVQSGAKIGKTCVLGQNVNIGNNVIIGNYCKIQNNVSIYESVELEDYVFCGPSMVFTNILNPRCKYPQAGSQFYVKTLVKEGASLGANCTIICGHTIGRHAMIGAGAVVTKNIPDFALVVGNPGRVIGWMSEAGQRLHFDKDGYAYCERSQKKYKLENHSVREITDN, from the coding sequence ATGACTGAAGTTCGTTATTTTGTAGATCCAAGTGCGGTTATCGATGATCGAGTGGAGATCGGTGAAGGAACAAAAATCTGGCATTTTAGTCATGTGCAATCCGGCGCTAAAATTGGAAAAACATGTGTGTTAGGTCAGAATGTCAATATTGGCAACAATGTTATTATCGGCAATTATTGTAAGATTCAGAACAACGTTTCAATTTATGAAAGCGTGGAATTAGAAGATTATGTATTCTGCGGGCCGTCGATGGTGTTCACGAATATTTTGAATCCGAGGTGCAAATATCCTCAAGCAGGGTCGCAATTTTATGTCAAAACACTTGTCAAAGAGGGGGCATCGTTGGGCGCAAATTGTACTATAATTTGCGGTCACACCATCGGCCGGCATGCCATGATCGGTGCGGGGGCTGTGGTGACCAAAAACATTCCCGATTTTGCTTTGGTAGTTGGCAATCCAGGTCGAGTGATCGGCTGGATGAGTGAAGCAGGACAACGATTGCATTTTGATAAAGATGGCTATGCTTACTGCGAGCGGTCCCAAAAAAAATATAAATTGGAAAATCATTCAGTGCGTGAAATTACCGATAACTAG
- a CDS encoding SLBB domain-containing protein: MESIIDPDQYYVGPGDQFVISIWGQVNESFPCFVSPEGMIVIPSVKEIDVRNLTLSQAKAKMKTEITKVYVNTDVSINLLAIRTFKVNITGLTRLNQSVIVSSVDRVSEAIRQAGGFADSLKSSQRNIQLRRKDGSIVRADLIRRNNTGNVSCDPSLSNGDVIFVPPVMAWVGVYGGVHIPDVYEYVRGERISDLIELSGGLEFGADSSEVELVRFKNDTGRTTVSYVLSLKDIMHGDTTKDMRILPDDRIFIKKQSMFHPKAVMTVMGEVIHPGTYPIIEGKTRISEVIEAAGGYTQFASIGRMQLYRDKYTEGSDKEFERLKLTPIQDMNEIEKAYFKAKTRETFPTVQTDFRKLMANGKADPNYDILVKNNDSLYVPSIKKTVTIVGGALFPGILDWEPNKNYKYYIQKAGGYKEYAKRGDVKIIKALAQRWEDADNSDIIEDGDVIFIPERDPKDGWKVFLDTLSVVGQLAAITSTIILVYFTIKNN; encoded by the coding sequence TTGGAATCTATCATAGATCCCGATCAATATTATGTCGGACCGGGCGATCAATTCGTTATTTCAATTTGGGGGCAAGTCAATGAGTCCTTTCCTTGTTTTGTCTCTCCGGAGGGTATGATAGTCATTCCGTCTGTAAAAGAAATTGATGTGCGGAATCTTACTTTGTCTCAGGCAAAAGCCAAGATGAAAACTGAGATTACAAAAGTGTATGTCAATACGGATGTTTCCATTAATCTTCTTGCCATCCGAACTTTTAAAGTCAATATAACCGGCCTGACACGGCTCAATCAATCGGTAATTGTTTCGTCCGTTGATCGTGTTTCGGAAGCTATCAGGCAGGCCGGTGGTTTTGCGGACTCTTTGAAATCGTCACAACGCAATATACAGTTGCGGAGGAAGGATGGCTCAATCGTTCGTGCCGATCTCATTCGTCGTAACAACACCGGTAATGTTAGTTGCGATCCTTCGCTATCCAATGGCGATGTTATTTTCGTACCTCCGGTGATGGCATGGGTTGGCGTATATGGCGGAGTTCATATTCCTGACGTTTACGAATATGTTCGCGGAGAGCGGATTTCTGATCTGATCGAATTGAGCGGCGGGCTTGAGTTTGGCGCCGATTCGAGTGAAGTGGAATTAGTTCGCTTTAAAAACGATACAGGCCGGACAACTGTCAGTTATGTTTTGTCGCTGAAAGATATCATGCATGGGGATACAACCAAAGACATGCGAATTTTACCCGATGACAGAATTTTCATCAAAAAGCAATCAATGTTCCATCCCAAGGCTGTCATGACCGTCATGGGTGAAGTTATACATCCCGGAACATATCCGATTATTGAAGGAAAGACACGGATCAGTGAAGTCATCGAAGCGGCCGGAGGGTATACACAATTTGCTTCCATAGGAAGAATGCAGCTTTATCGTGATAAATATACTGAAGGATCCGATAAGGAATTTGAACGCCTAAAATTGACTCCCATTCAGGATATGAATGAAATTGAAAAAGCGTATTTTAAGGCAAAAACGCGTGAAACATTTCCGACAGTTCAGACTGATTTTAGGAAGTTAATGGCTAATGGCAAGGCGGATCCGAACTATGATATTCTGGTGAAGAATAATGATTCCTTGTACGTACCTTCCATAAAAAAAACCGTCACGATAGTCGGCGGCGCCTTGTTTCCAGGTATCCTAGATTGGGAACCTAATAAAAATTATAAGTATTATATTCAAAAAGCCGGCGGATATAAAGAATATGCGAAACGCGGCGATGTTAAAATTATTAAAGCATTAGCGCAACGATGGGAGGATGCCGACAACAGCGATATCATTGAAGACGGGGATGTGATCTTTATTCCGGAACGCGATCCAAAAGACGGTTGGAAGGTATTTCTGGATACCTTGTCCGTTGTCGGTCAATTGGCTGCTATCACATCGACAATAATTTTAGTTTACTTCACGATTAAGAACAATTAA